A window of uncultured Litoreibacter sp. contains these coding sequences:
- a CDS encoding LysR family transcriptional regulator: protein MTLRTGFAKMNSTTSWDDLRLVLAIFDAGSLSGAGRILGSSHATVFRRLNAIEQKLGVSLFQRGRTGYTPTLAGEEVAAAGRKIAAQVNEVERSIIGQDLRPSGTVRLTTLDSLLVGLLSPLLASFQRSYPEVLLEVSVSNHLYDLSRREADVAIRPTSKPSEALFGRKVATLNFAVYGAKSILPDDVSGLRFEDFPWIGPDGAMIYPELTSWMTKRGLDAHCKHRVDSVLGMFAAAQAGQGLCVLPRYLGDPAAALICVSDDLPEIETELWMVTHSDLRKTARVRALMDVLGGSIAQQVKRQSGP from the coding sequence CCTGGCCATTTTCGACGCTGGCTCTTTGTCTGGTGCCGGGCGCATTCTGGGATCCAGCCATGCAACGGTGTTCCGCCGGTTGAATGCCATCGAGCAGAAACTGGGCGTGAGCTTGTTTCAGCGTGGCAGGACAGGATACACGCCTACGTTGGCAGGAGAAGAGGTTGCCGCCGCCGGTCGCAAAATAGCCGCACAAGTGAATGAGGTTGAACGGAGCATCATCGGTCAGGACCTGAGGCCAAGCGGTACCGTCAGGTTGACGACGTTGGATTCATTGTTGGTCGGCCTGTTGTCACCGCTTTTAGCGTCGTTTCAAAGGAGTTACCCTGAGGTTTTGCTGGAGGTGTCGGTCTCAAACCACCTCTATGACCTTTCCCGGCGTGAGGCCGACGTGGCCATTCGGCCGACGTCAAAACCGTCGGAAGCTCTGTTCGGTCGAAAGGTCGCGACCCTGAACTTTGCCGTTTACGGAGCCAAAAGTATCCTGCCCGATGACGTGAGCGGGCTGCGCTTTGAGGACTTCCCCTGGATCGGCCCAGATGGAGCAATGATTTACCCGGAACTGACGAGCTGGATGACAAAACGTGGTCTAGATGCACACTGCAAGCACAGAGTCGATAGCGTACTAGGCATGTTTGCCGCGGCACAGGCCGGGCAAGGCCTTTGCGTCTTGCCGCGATACCTCGGCGATCCCGCTGCAGCGTTGATCTGTGTCAGTGACGATCTTCCGGAAATCGAAACTGAGTTATGGATGGTGACACATTCCGACTTGAGAAAGACGGCACGGGTCCGCGCCCTCATGGATGTCCTCGGAGGCTCCATTGCTCAGCAGGTCAAACGGCAAAGCGGTCCTTAG